A window of Rhodococcus sp. SGAir0479 contains these coding sequences:
- a CDS encoding CTP synthase: MPQSRSNSRNATKHIFVSGGVASSLGKGLTASSLGELLTARGLRVTMQKLDPYLNVDPGTMNPFQHGEVFVTEDGAETDLDVGHYERFLDRDLNAYANVTTGQVYSAVIAKERRGEYLGDTVQVIPHITDEIKSRIIAMAGADAQGHVPDVVITEIGGTVGDIESQPFLEAARQVRHDVGRENVFFLHVSLVPYLGPSGELKTKPTQHSVAALRNIGIQPDALILRCDREVPQALKAKIALMCDVDVDACISTPDAPSIYDIPKVLHREGLDAYVVRQLGLPFRDVDWTVWGDLLERVHNPREIVKVALVGKYVDLPDAYLSVTEALRAGGFAHYSKVEISWVPSDECETEEGAQAALGDVDGVLIPGGFGIRGIEGKLGAIRYARTNKIPLLGLCLGLQAMVIEAARSVGLKDANSEEFDQDTKHPVISTMADQEQIVAGEADLGGTMRLGAYPAVLTEGSVVAKAYGSENVSERHRHRYEVNNAYRDRVSKSGLQFSGTSPDGHLVEFVELPADKHPFFVGTQAHPELKSRPTRPHPLFSAFIGAALDYKAGEPGTADVSSDTADAADAASTTADSVG; the protein is encoded by the coding sequence TTGCCACAGTCACGCAGCAATTCGCGTAACGCCACCAAGCACATCTTCGTGAGCGGGGGTGTCGCCTCCTCCCTCGGTAAGGGATTGACCGCTTCCAGCCTCGGTGAGCTGCTCACCGCGCGCGGACTGCGCGTGACGATGCAGAAGCTCGATCCCTACCTCAACGTCGATCCCGGAACGATGAACCCGTTCCAGCACGGCGAGGTCTTCGTCACCGAGGACGGCGCCGAGACCGACCTCGACGTCGGACACTACGAGCGGTTCCTCGACCGCGACCTCAACGCCTACGCGAACGTCACCACCGGGCAGGTCTACTCGGCCGTCATCGCGAAGGAGCGCCGCGGCGAGTACCTGGGCGACACCGTCCAGGTCATCCCGCACATCACCGACGAGATCAAGAGCCGAATCATCGCGATGGCCGGCGCCGACGCGCAGGGACACGTGCCCGACGTCGTGATCACCGAGATCGGCGGCACCGTCGGTGACATCGAGTCCCAGCCCTTCCTCGAGGCGGCCCGGCAGGTGCGGCACGACGTGGGCCGGGAGAACGTCTTCTTCCTGCACGTCTCGCTCGTGCCGTACCTCGGCCCCTCCGGCGAGCTCAAGACCAAGCCCACGCAGCACTCGGTGGCCGCGCTGCGCAACATCGGTATCCAGCCCGACGCGCTGATCCTGCGTTGCGACCGCGAGGTGCCGCAGGCGCTGAAGGCGAAGATTGCGCTGATGTGCGACGTCGACGTGGACGCCTGCATCTCGACGCCGGACGCACCGTCGATCTACGACATCCCCAAGGTGCTGCACCGCGAGGGCCTCGACGCCTACGTCGTCCGCCAGCTGGGGCTGCCGTTCCGCGACGTCGACTGGACCGTGTGGGGCGACCTGCTCGAGCGCGTCCACAACCCGCGCGAGATCGTCAAGGTCGCGCTGGTGGGCAAGTACGTCGATCTGCCGGACGCCTACCTGTCGGTCACGGAGGCGCTGCGCGCCGGCGGCTTCGCGCACTACTCCAAGGTCGAGATCTCGTGGGTGCCGTCCGACGAGTGCGAGACCGAGGAGGGCGCGCAGGCCGCGCTCGGTGACGTCGACGGCGTGCTGATCCCCGGCGGCTTCGGCATCCGCGGCATCGAGGGCAAGCTCGGCGCCATCCGCTACGCCCGCACCAACAAGATCCCGCTGCTGGGCCTGTGCCTGGGTCTGCAGGCGATGGTGATCGAGGCGGCCCGCTCGGTGGGTCTCAAGGACGCGAACTCCGAGGAGTTCGACCAGGACACCAAGCACCCGGTGATCTCGACCATGGCCGACCAGGAGCAGATCGTCGCCGGTGAGGCCGACCTCGGCGGCACCATGCGGTTGGGCGCCTACCCGGCGGTGCTGACCGAGGGTTCGGTCGTCGCGAAGGCCTACGGCAGCGAGAACGTCTCGGAGCGGCACCGTCACCGCTACGAGGTCAACAACGCCTACCGTGACCGCGTCTCCAAGAGCGGGCTGCAGTTCTCGGGCACCTCGCCCGACGGCCACCTCGTGGAATTCGTGGAACTGCCCGCGGACAAGCACCCGTTCTTCGTCGGCACGCAGGCGCATCCGGAGCTCAAGAGCCGCCCGACGCGCCCGCACCCGC
- a CDS encoding copper transporter, producing the protein MISMRQHAISIAAIFLALAIGVVLGSGLLSDGMLSGLRDDKTELQDEIENLNQTNNRLGEQLTAADGFDSAVSDRILRGALAQRSVVVVTTPDADPGELDGIQRLVGQAGGSISGRISLTPSFVDAANGDQLRTLVTNVIPAGVQLRTGAVDQGSIAGDLLGSVLLLNPQTAQPQTTPQERMLALDTLRGGGFIDFDGNVAPGQLAVVLTGDGDPENTSGNRGAVIARFAGALDSRGAGTVLAGPPAAAEGNGPIAVARADAAMSAVLSTVDDVDRAAGRITTVLALQQQLDGGAGRYGTGPGAAAVTVGAPQP; encoded by the coding sequence GTGATTTCCATGCGTCAACACGCCATCTCGATAGCGGCGATCTTCCTGGCCCTCGCGATCGGTGTGGTCCTCGGTTCGGGTCTCCTGTCCGACGGCATGCTCTCGGGCCTGCGCGACGACAAGACCGAGTTGCAGGACGAGATCGAGAACCTCAACCAGACCAACAATCGGTTGGGTGAACAGCTCACGGCGGCCGACGGATTCGACTCCGCGGTCTCCGACCGGATCCTGCGGGGTGCCCTCGCTCAGCGGTCGGTCGTCGTCGTCACCACCCCCGACGCCGATCCGGGTGAGCTCGACGGGATCCAGCGTCTCGTCGGGCAGGCGGGCGGGTCGATCTCGGGTCGGATCTCGCTGACCCCGTCGTTCGTCGATGCCGCGAACGGCGACCAATTGCGCACGCTGGTGACGAACGTCATCCCGGCCGGTGTCCAGCTCCGCACGGGCGCGGTGGACCAGGGCAGCATCGCCGGCGACCTGCTGGGTTCGGTGCTGCTGCTCAATCCGCAGACGGCGCAACCGCAGACCACCCCGCAGGAGCGCATGCTCGCGCTCGACACGCTGCGCGGCGGCGGGTTCATCGACTTCGACGGCAACGTCGCGCCGGGGCAACTCGCGGTCGTCCTCACCGGGGACGGAGACCCGGAGAACACGAGCGGCAACCGCGGGGCCGTCATCGCCCGGTTCGCGGGCGCACTCGACAGCCGCGGGGCCGGCACGGTCCTCGCCGGTCCGCCGGCCGCGGCGGAGGGCAACGGCCCGATCGCCGTCGCGCGTGCCGACGCCGCGATGTCGGCGGTCCTGTCCACCGTCGACGACGTCGACCGTGCCGCGGGCCGGATCACCACCGTCCTCGCACTTCAGCAGCAGCTCGACGGCGGTGCCGGTCGGTACGGGACGGGACCGGGGGCGGCAGCTGTCACCGTCGGCGCGCCGCAACCGTAG
- the steA gene encoding putative cytokinetic ring protein SteA: protein MKMPALLSRKTETLPGISGIARVDRDTGKLLRRVGHGDVVVLDEIDLDRVTADALVAAGVLAVVNASPSITGRYPNLGPEVLVANGIVLIDAAGAEVFKSIKDGSKVRLHEGAVYAGERKLAEGEEQTEAEISDRMIEAKTGLVDHLEAFSGNAIEFIRSESPLLIDGVGVPDIDVDLEDRHVVVVADGPEHQADLKALKPFIKEYSPILVGVGAGADTLTKAGYRPDLIVGDPDDITSETLKCGAEVVLPADPDGHAHGLSRIQDLGIGAMTFPASASPADLALLLADHHGASLIVTVGSTVSLDEFFDRGRRDTNPAAFMTRLKVGPKLVDAKAVATLYRSRVSGAAIALLVLAALTAVIVALVVSNIGGEALDWAIETWNSFALWVQGLFK from the coding sequence ATGAAGATGCCGGCGCTGCTCTCCCGTAAGACCGAAACCCTCCCTGGCATCAGTGGCATCGCTCGGGTCGACCGCGACACCGGCAAGCTGCTGCGCCGCGTCGGCCACGGCGACGTCGTCGTGCTCGACGAGATCGATCTGGACCGCGTCACCGCCGACGCTCTCGTGGCGGCCGGTGTCCTCGCGGTGGTCAACGCGTCGCCGTCGATCACGGGCCGCTATCCGAACCTCGGTCCCGAGGTGCTGGTCGCCAACGGCATCGTGTTGATCGACGCGGCCGGCGCCGAGGTCTTCAAGTCGATCAAGGACGGCTCCAAGGTCCGCCTGCACGAGGGTGCCGTGTACGCCGGCGAGCGCAAGCTGGCCGAGGGTGAGGAGCAGACCGAGGCCGAGATCTCCGATCGCATGATCGAGGCCAAGACCGGGCTGGTCGACCACCTGGAAGCGTTCTCCGGCAACGCGATCGAGTTCATCCGGTCCGAGAGCCCGCTGCTGATCGACGGGGTCGGTGTGCCGGACATCGACGTCGACCTCGAGGACCGGCACGTCGTCGTCGTGGCAGACGGCCCCGAGCACCAGGCGGACCTCAAGGCGCTCAAGCCGTTCATCAAGGAGTACTCGCCGATCCTGGTGGGCGTCGGCGCGGGCGCGGACACGCTGACCAAGGCCGGCTACCGGCCCGACCTCATCGTCGGCGACCCGGACGACATCACGAGTGAGACCCTCAAGTGCGGCGCCGAGGTGGTGCTGCCCGCGGACCCCGACGGCCACGCCCACGGGCTCTCCCGCATCCAGGATCTCGGAATCGGCGCCATGACGTTCCCGGCGTCCGCGTCACCGGCGGACCTGGCGCTGCTGCTGGCCGATCACCACGGCGCGTCCCTCATCGTCACGGTCGGCAGCACCGTCTCGCTGGACGAGTTCTTCGATCGCGGGCGACGCGACACCAACCCGGCGGCGTTCATGACGCGCTTGAAGGTGGGCCCGAAACTGGTGGACGCCAAGGCCGTCGCCACGCTGTACCGCAGTCGCGTGTCCGGCGCGGCCATCGCGCTGCTGGTTCTCGCGGCGCTGACCGCCGTGATCGTCGCGCTGGTCGTCTCGAACATCGGCGGTGAGGCGCTGGACTGGGCAATCGAGACGTGGAACAGCTTCGCGCTGTGGGTACAGGGGCTCTTCAAGTGA
- the recN gene encoding DNA repair protein RecN, whose translation MLAEIRIDNLGAISSACAQFHAGLTVLTGETGAGKTMVVTSLHLLSGARADAGRVRVGAARAVVEGRFTVEASAPLVDREVTRLLESCGAERDEDGSIIAVRTVGGDGRSRAHLGGRSVPAGVLSEFTDPLLTVHGQNDQLRLLRPDQQRAALDRFADKTVGPLLTHYRKHRAEWLEARTELAERTGRTRELAQEADQLTFALEEIDRVAPNPGEDTDIVDEVRRLGDLDSLRTAAEGAQAALAGLDDGGVDGAAGALDLLGEARARIETSDDPALTVLGPRLGEAMAVVSDVAGELSGYLSGLPSDPGALDTLLTRQAELKTLTRKYAADIDGVLEWATTARERLARIDTSSDALAALTARVEEAAALTAEAAAKLSAARTKAAAKLAKAVSAELAGLAMGRAALDVTVRPREAGPNDTAPLAVNGRELHAGASGVDDVEFRLAAHSGAQALAIGKSASGGELSRVMLALEVVLAGSDRGATMVFDEVDAGVGGRAAVEIGRRLARLARTHQVIVVTHLPQVAAFADTHLVVDKVDDISSGVDSGVRTLTEDERVVELARMLAGLDDTETGRAHAEELLTIAGQERSTAPA comes from the coding sequence GTGCTGGCAGAGATTCGGATCGACAACCTCGGGGCCATCTCGTCGGCCTGCGCGCAGTTCCACGCCGGCCTGACCGTCCTCACCGGAGAGACCGGTGCCGGTAAGACGATGGTGGTGACGAGCCTGCACCTGCTCAGCGGGGCGCGGGCCGACGCGGGGCGGGTCCGGGTCGGCGCCGCTCGCGCGGTCGTCGAGGGTCGGTTCACCGTCGAGGCGTCGGCGCCGCTGGTCGACCGCGAGGTCACCCGGCTGCTCGAATCCTGCGGTGCCGAACGGGACGAGGACGGCAGCATCATCGCGGTGCGCACCGTCGGCGGCGACGGCCGCTCGCGTGCCCATCTCGGCGGCCGCAGTGTCCCGGCGGGCGTGTTGTCGGAGTTCACCGATCCGCTGCTGACCGTGCACGGCCAGAACGATCAGTTGCGGCTGCTCCGGCCGGACCAGCAGCGTGCGGCCCTCGACCGCTTCGCGGACAAGACCGTCGGCCCGTTGCTCACGCACTACCGCAAGCACCGCGCCGAGTGGTTGGAGGCGCGCACGGAACTGGCCGAACGCACCGGCCGGACCCGGGAGTTGGCGCAGGAAGCCGACCAGTTGACGTTCGCGCTCGAGGAGATCGACCGCGTCGCGCCCAACCCCGGTGAGGACACCGACATCGTCGACGAGGTGCGACGTCTCGGCGATCTCGATTCCCTCCGGACGGCGGCCGAGGGCGCGCAGGCGGCACTCGCCGGCCTCGACGACGGCGGCGTCGACGGTGCCGCGGGTGCGTTGGATCTGCTGGGGGAGGCCCGGGCCCGGATCGAGACGTCCGACGACCCGGCGCTCACGGTCCTGGGCCCGCGCCTGGGCGAGGCGATGGCGGTGGTCTCGGATGTCGCCGGCGAGCTGTCGGGATACCTGTCGGGGTTGCCGAGCGATCCCGGGGCCCTGGACACGCTGCTGACGCGGCAGGCGGAATTGAAGACGCTCACGAGGAAGTACGCTGCCGACATCGACGGCGTGCTCGAGTGGGCAACCACCGCCCGGGAGCGGCTCGCGCGCATCGACACCTCCTCCGACGCGCTGGCCGCGTTGACCGCGCGGGTGGAGGAAGCCGCCGCGCTCACTGCCGAGGCGGCCGCGAAGTTGTCGGCCGCGCGGACCAAGGCCGCGGCGAAGCTCGCGAAGGCCGTCAGCGCCGAGCTCGCCGGATTGGCCATGGGTCGTGCGGCGCTCGACGTCACCGTCCGTCCGCGTGAGGCCGGCCCCAACGACACCGCCCCGCTGGCGGTGAACGGCCGGGAACTGCACGCGGGTGCGTCCGGCGTCGACGACGTGGAGTTCCGGCTCGCCGCGCACAGCGGAGCGCAGGCGCTGGCCATCGGCAAGAGCGCGTCGGGCGGCGAGCTGTCGCGGGTGATGCTGGCGCTCGAGGTCGTGCTCGCCGGTTCCGATCGTGGGGCGACGATGGTGTTCGACGAGGTCGACGCCGGCGTCGGTGGACGTGCGGCGGTCGAGATCGGCCGCCGCCTGGCCCGGCTGGCCCGTACCCACCAGGTCATCGTCGTCACGCATCTGCCGCAGGTGGCCGCGTTCGCCGACACCCATCTGGTGGTGGACAAGGTCGACGACATCAGTAGCGGTGTCGACAGCGGCGTCCGCACGCTCACCGAGGACGAGCGGGTGGTGGAGCTGGCCCGCATGCTCGCCGGGCTCGACGACACCGAGACCGGCCGCGCCCACGCCGAGGAGTTGCTCACCATCGCGGGGCAGGAACGCAGCACCGCGCCCGCCTGA